Proteins from one Setaria italica strain Yugu1 chromosome V, Setaria_italica_v2.0, whole genome shotgun sequence genomic window:
- the LOC101757458 gene encoding biotin synthase, mitochondrial → MTMILLARSLRSSLRPPLAAGFSSAPTAASSSAAAAEAERSIRDGPRNDWSRPEIQAVYDSPLLDLLFHGAQVHRNVHKFREVQQCTLLSIKTGGCSEDCSYCPQSSRYNTGLKAQKLMNKDDVLEAAKKAKEAGSTRFCMGAAWRETIGRKTNFNQILGYVKEIRGMGMEVCCTLGMIEKQQAEELKKAGLTAYNHNLDTSREYYPNIITTRSYDDRLQTLQHVREAGISICSGGIIGLGEAEEDRVGLLHTLATLPTHPESVPINALVAVKGTPLEDQKPVEIWEMIRMVATARIVMPKAMVRLSAGRVRFSMPEQALCFLAGANSIFAGEKLLTTANNDFDADKAMFKILGLIPKAPSFSDEEAAAPDSDTERPEQAASM, encoded by the exons ATGACCATGATACTGCTGGCGCGCAGCCTACGCTCcagcctccgcccgccgcttgCCGCCGGGTTCTCCTCGGCCCCGACTGCGGCAtcgtcgtcggcggccgcggcggaggcggagcggtcGATACGGGACGGGCCGCGGAACGACTGGAGCCGACCCGAGATCCAGGCCGTCTACGACTCCCCGCTCCTCGACCTCCTCTTCCACGGG GCTCAGGTCCACAGAAATGTTCACAAATTCAGAGAAGTGCAGCAGTGCACGCTTCTTTCAATAAAGACTGGTGGGTGCAGCGAAGATTGTTCTTACTGTCCTCAGTCATCAAGATACAATACTGGATTGAAGGCCCAAAAATTGATGaacaaagatgatgtcttaGAAGCAGCAAAAAAG GCAAAAGAGGCTGGGAGCACCCGCTTTTGCATGGGAGCTGCATGGAGAGAAACTATTGGCAGGAAAACAAATTTCAACCAGATTCTTGGATATGTCAAGGAAATAAG GGGTATGGGCATGGAAGTCTGTTGCACACTAGGCATGATAGAGAAACAGCAAGCTGAAGAGCTCAAGAAGGCTGGACTTACAGCATATAATCATAACCTAGACACATCAAGAGAGTACTATCCCAACATTATTACCACAAGATCGTATGATGATAGGCTGCAGACTCTTCAGCATGTCCGCGAAGCTGGAATAAGCATCTGCTCAG GTGGAATAATTGGTCTTGGCGAAGCAGAGGAGGACCGTGTAGGGTTGTTGCACACACTGGCCACCTTGCCTACACACCCAGAGAGCGTTCCTATTAATGCATTGGTTGCTGTAAAAGGCACGCCTCTTGAGGATCAGAAG CCTGTAGAGATCTGGGAAATGATCCGCATGGTCGCCACTGCTCGGATCGTGATGCCAAAGGCAATGGTGAGGCTCTCAGCAGGCCGCGTAAGGTTCTCCATGCCAGAGCAAGCGCTCTGCTTCCTTGCTGGGGCCAACTCCATCTTCGCCGGCGAGAAGCTCCTCACAACCGCAAACAACGACTTTGATGCGGACAAGGCGATGTTCAAAATCCTCGGCCTGATTCCCAAGGCTCCAAGCTTCAGCGACGAAGAGGCGGCGGCTCCTGATTCCGACACTGAGAGGCCCGAGCAAGCCGCTTCTATGTAA